A region from the Curtobacterium sp. MCBA15_012 genome encodes:
- a CDS encoding SDR family NAD(P)-dependent oxidoreductase produces the protein MDKRFEGKMAIVTGAGSGIGEATARAFVDEGAVVLLVDSVEDKVRAVADSLPTGRAVPLRADVADPAAWETIVADAVDRWDRVDVLVNNAGTFTSGDITDIAPEEWRRVIDTDLSSVFYGTRAALPFLRETKGSVVNTSSVSGMGADWRMSPYNAAKGGVTNFTKAAALDNGHFGVRVNAVAPGLIWTDMTQQQAEDEELQHAFAERVSLGRGGRSEEVAAAILFLASDAASYITGAVLPVDGGTTASNGQPAQA, from the coding sequence ATGGACAAGCGGTTCGAGGGCAAGATGGCGATCGTCACGGGAGCCGGTTCCGGCATCGGTGAGGCCACGGCACGGGCGTTCGTCGACGAGGGAGCCGTCGTGCTCCTCGTGGACAGCGTCGAGGACAAGGTCCGGGCCGTCGCGGACAGCCTGCCGACCGGGCGCGCGGTGCCGTTGCGCGCCGACGTCGCCGATCCGGCAGCGTGGGAGACGATCGTCGCCGACGCCGTGGACCGGTGGGACCGGGTCGACGTCCTGGTGAACAACGCCGGCACGTTCACCTCGGGGGACATCACCGACATCGCCCCGGAGGAGTGGCGGCGCGTCATCGACACCGACCTGTCGAGCGTCTTCTACGGCACCCGGGCGGCACTGCCGTTCCTCCGCGAGACCAAGGGATCCGTCGTCAACACGTCGTCGGTGTCCGGCATGGGTGCCGACTGGCGGATGAGCCCGTACAACGCTGCGAAGGGCGGGGTCACGAACTTCACGAAGGCGGCGGCACTCGACAACGGCCACTTCGGCGTGCGGGTCAACGCGGTCGCACCGGGGCTGATCTGGACCGACATGACGCAGCAGCAGGCCGAGGACGAGGAACTCCAGCACGCCTTCGCCGAGCGGGTGTCCCTCGGCCGTGGCGGTCGCTCCGAGGAGGTCGCCGCCGCGATCCTGTTCCTGGCGAGCGACGCCGCGAGCTACATCACCGGCGCGGTGCTCCCCGTCGACGGTGGGACCACGGCGAGCAACGGGCAGCCCGCCCAGGCCTGA